One Gymnogyps californianus isolate 813 chromosome 11, ASM1813914v2, whole genome shotgun sequence genomic window carries:
- the ARID3B gene encoding AT-rich interactive domain-containing protein 3B isoform X2 — protein sequence MKLEAVVEQLQKQQQKQQTPLQMDSRERQQRQMREAQLLYTQQLAVQQAVLAATSGRASGSSAVGPLARGPPAAGATRAFDQSSMNSEPEEEEEEEEEEEEEEEEGGLEGGDLEDGADVTGKETCSGLKYFHAPKVAHHNQRVAATSNPLPASGHQRGQQGKEEQGKDTTKKPYSGSPSGRQNWQLDEQLKQNGNVTWSDEGDGCRGREISRDFAKLYELDSDPERKEFLDDLFIFMQKRGTPINRIPIMAKQILDLYMLYKLVTEKGGLVEIINKKIWREITKGLNLPTSITSAAFTLRTQYMKYLYAYECEKKSLSSPAELQAAIDGNRREGRRPSYSSSLFSYSPTTTGPPSLLSPPKIRFPIIGVAPGSGTSNPRVSPAAAVRKGDGVPLTVSMPNRIAVPVTLASQQATVAARTATLEQLRERLESGEPPEKKVSRMTEEEQRLVQQALQRNLFSVARQIPMKIKINGKDKPDSAAAAALNLSPNGIGSINMSVEINGTIYAGVLFAQKPVVHLIAGSSTQSSCSSSSSSHCSPSPTSSRGTPSAEPSTSWSL from the exons ATGAAGCTGGAAGCTGTGGTCgagcagctgcagaagcagcagcagaagcagcaaacgCCTCTGCAGATGGATTCCAGGGAGAGACAGCAGAGGCAGATGAGAGAAGCCCAGCTGCTCTACACTCAGCAGCTGGCTGTGCAGCAGGCCGTCCTAGCAGCCACATCTGGCAGGGCTTCGGGCAGCTCCGCTGTTGGTCCCTTGGCCAGAGGCCCACCTGCAGCCGGAGCTACGCGGGCTTTTGATCAGAGCAGCATGAATTCAGagccagaagaggaggaggaagaggaggaggaagaggaggaggaggaggaagaagggggtTTGGAAGGTGGCGATCTTGAGGATGGCGCTGATGTGACTGGAAAAGAAACCTGCTCTggtctgaaatattttcatgctcCCAAAGTTGCCCATCACAACCAAAGAGTGGCCGCTACCTCTAATCCTCTTCCAGCTTCGGGACACCAGCGGGGACAACAGGGCAAAGAAGAACAGGGTAAAGACACTACTAAGAAACCGTATTCTGGTTCCCCGTCTGGACGCCAGAACTGGCAGTTGGACGAGCAGCTCAAACAG AACGGCAACGTGACCTGGAGCGATGAAGGTGATGGATGCCGAGGAAGAGAAATTTCACGAGACTTTGCCAAG ctctATGAACTGGATAGTGACCCTGAACGGAAAGAGTTCCTGGATGACCTCTTCATCTTTATGCAGAAGAGGG GAACTCCCATCAATCGGATCCCCATCATGGCAAAGCAGATCCTGGATCTCTACATGCTGTACAAGCTTGTGACCGAGAAAGGAGGGCTGGTGGAAATCATCAACAAGAAGATCTGGCGAGAGATCACCAAAGGCCTTAATCTGCCCACCTCCATCACCAGTGCCGCCTTCACCCTTCGAACCCA GTACATGAAGTACCTATATGCCTACGAATGCGAGAAGAAATCCCTCAGTTCTCCTGCTGAGCTTCAGGCTGCCATCGATGGCAACAGGCGGGAAGGCAGGCGGCCCAGCTACAGCTCCTCTTTGTTCAGCTACTCGCCCACCACCACAGggcctccttccctcctgtctCCCCCAAAGATCCGCTTCCCCATCATCGGCGTCGCGCCGGGCAGCGGGACCAGCAATCCTCGGgtgtctccagcagcagctgtcagAAAAG gtGACGGTGTGCCCTTGACTGTGTCTATGCCAAATCGTATTGCCGTGCCAGTGACCTTGGCTAGTCAGCAGGCAACTGTGGCAGCAAGAACAGCCACCCTAGAGCAGCTGAGGGAGAGACTGGAGTCGGGAGAGCCTCCGGAGAAGAAGGTCTCGCGGATGACAGAGGAGGAGCAGCGGCTTGTCCAGCAGGCTCTTCAGCGCAACCTGTTCAGCGTGGCGCGGCAGATCCCCATGAAGATCAAAATCAATGGCAAGG ATAAACCAGActcggcggcggcagcagcgctGAATTTGTCACCTAACGGCATTGGGAGTATTAACATGTCGGTGGAGATTAACGGCACAATTTATGCTG GAGTGCTCTTTGCCCAGAAGCCAGTCGTCCATCTCATTGCAGGCTCCAGCACCCAAagttcctgcagcagcagcagcagctcccactgcTCTCCCAGCCCTACCTCATCCCGGGGAACCCCCAGCGCAGAGCCCTCCACCAGCTGGTCTCTCTGA
- the ARID3B gene encoding AT-rich interactive domain-containing protein 3B isoform X1 has protein sequence MKLEAVVEQLQKQQQKQQTPLQMDSRERQQRQMREAQLLYTQQLAVQQAVLAATSGRASGSSAVGPLARGPPAAGATRAFDQSSMNSEPEEEEEEEEEEEEEEEEGGLEGGDLEDGADVTGKETCSGLKYFHAPKVAHHNQRVAATSNPLPASGHQRGQQGKEEQGKDTTKKPYSGSPSGRQNWQLDEQLKQNGNVTWSDEGDGCRGREISRDFAKLYELDSDPERKEFLDDLFIFMQKRGTPINRIPIMAKQILDLYMLYKLVTEKGGLVEIINKKIWREITKGLNLPTSITSAAFTLRTQYMKYLYAYECEKKSLSSPAELQAAIDGNRREGRRPSYSSSLFSYSPTTTGPPSLLSPPKIRFPIIGVAPGSGTSNPRVSPAAAVRKGDGVPLTVSMPNRIAVPVTLASQQATVAARTATLEQLRERLESGEPPEKKVSRMTEEEQRLVQQALQRNLFSVARQIPMKIKINGKEDKPDSAAAAALNLSPNGIGSINMSVEINGTIYAGVLFAQKPVVHLIAGSSTQSSCSSSSSSHCSPSPTSSRGTPSAEPSTSWSL, from the exons ATGAAGCTGGAAGCTGTGGTCgagcagctgcagaagcagcagcagaagcagcaaacgCCTCTGCAGATGGATTCCAGGGAGAGACAGCAGAGGCAGATGAGAGAAGCCCAGCTGCTCTACACTCAGCAGCTGGCTGTGCAGCAGGCCGTCCTAGCAGCCACATCTGGCAGGGCTTCGGGCAGCTCCGCTGTTGGTCCCTTGGCCAGAGGCCCACCTGCAGCCGGAGCTACGCGGGCTTTTGATCAGAGCAGCATGAATTCAGagccagaagaggaggaggaagaggaggaggaagaggaggaggaggaggaagaagggggtTTGGAAGGTGGCGATCTTGAGGATGGCGCTGATGTGACTGGAAAAGAAACCTGCTCTggtctgaaatattttcatgctcCCAAAGTTGCCCATCACAACCAAAGAGTGGCCGCTACCTCTAATCCTCTTCCAGCTTCGGGACACCAGCGGGGACAACAGGGCAAAGAAGAACAGGGTAAAGACACTACTAAGAAACCGTATTCTGGTTCCCCGTCTGGACGCCAGAACTGGCAGTTGGACGAGCAGCTCAAACAG AACGGCAACGTGACCTGGAGCGATGAAGGTGATGGATGCCGAGGAAGAGAAATTTCACGAGACTTTGCCAAG ctctATGAACTGGATAGTGACCCTGAACGGAAAGAGTTCCTGGATGACCTCTTCATCTTTATGCAGAAGAGGG GAACTCCCATCAATCGGATCCCCATCATGGCAAAGCAGATCCTGGATCTCTACATGCTGTACAAGCTTGTGACCGAGAAAGGAGGGCTGGTGGAAATCATCAACAAGAAGATCTGGCGAGAGATCACCAAAGGCCTTAATCTGCCCACCTCCATCACCAGTGCCGCCTTCACCCTTCGAACCCA GTACATGAAGTACCTATATGCCTACGAATGCGAGAAGAAATCCCTCAGTTCTCCTGCTGAGCTTCAGGCTGCCATCGATGGCAACAGGCGGGAAGGCAGGCGGCCCAGCTACAGCTCCTCTTTGTTCAGCTACTCGCCCACCACCACAGggcctccttccctcctgtctCCCCCAAAGATCCGCTTCCCCATCATCGGCGTCGCGCCGGGCAGCGGGACCAGCAATCCTCGGgtgtctccagcagcagctgtcagAAAAG gtGACGGTGTGCCCTTGACTGTGTCTATGCCAAATCGTATTGCCGTGCCAGTGACCTTGGCTAGTCAGCAGGCAACTGTGGCAGCAAGAACAGCCACCCTAGAGCAGCTGAGGGAGAGACTGGAGTCGGGAGAGCCTCCGGAGAAGAAGGTCTCGCGGATGACAGAGGAGGAGCAGCGGCTTGTCCAGCAGGCTCTTCAGCGCAACCTGTTCAGCGTGGCGCGGCAGATCCCCATGAAGATCAAAATCAATGGCAAGG AAGATAAACCAGActcggcggcggcagcagcgctGAATTTGTCACCTAACGGCATTGGGAGTATTAACATGTCGGTGGAGATTAACGGCACAATTTATGCTG GAGTGCTCTTTGCCCAGAAGCCAGTCGTCCATCTCATTGCAGGCTCCAGCACCCAAagttcctgcagcagcagcagcagctcccactgcTCTCCCAGCCCTACCTCATCCCGGGGAACCCCCAGCGCAGAGCCCTCCACCAGCTGGTCTCTCTGA